The following are encoded in a window of Pectinophora gossypiella chromosome 24, ilPecGoss1.1, whole genome shotgun sequence genomic DNA:
- the LOC126377959 gene encoding uncharacterized protein LOC126377959 gives MSTIKKHIFTPLEKKTFLDILKRYSSVIENKDTDGASLRAKNEAWDIVTREYNASPHATNQVTNKQLRRLWMNLKQRQREALTKERQHRLATGGGPATSDAVVDPDVSEVAPALIVGIDDAVDSDTIPVTADLAVQEVNMDLQPVSCLPPTSSQIPSTSAFSSSPFPCAVVTQAPLALAPTRTTLTPPPPGVGPLLSLTTTTPPPALPTTTPPPPLPTSTPPPPPLTASTPPPPLPTSTPPPRLPTPPPRFPTPPLINPSNTATQTFQRHKSSILDKEYKDR, from the exons ATGTCAACAATTAAGAAGCATATTTTTACTCCcctcgagaagaaaacttttttggatATATTGAAAAGATACTCCTCGGTGATAGAGAATAAGGATACCGATGGCGCTTCATTACGCGCAAAAAATGAAGCTTGGGATATTGTAACCAGAGAATACAACGCAAGCCCTCATGCTACCAATCAG gttacaaataaacaacttagGAGATTGTGGATGAACCTCAAGCAGCGGCAAAGGGAAGCACTGACAAAAGAACGTCAACATCGGCTAGCTACTGGAGGAGGGCCTGCAACCAGTGATGCAGTTGTAGACCCAGATGTGTCTGAGGTGGCCCCTGCTCTAATAGTTGGTATCGATGATGCTGTTGACTCTGATACAATTCcag TAACCGCTGACCTTGCCGTCCAAGAAGTAAATATGGACTTGCAGCCCGTCTCTTGTCTTCCCCCAACTTCTTCCCAAATACCATCCACCAGTGCATTTTCTTCATCACCATTCCCATGCGCTGTTGTTACACAAGCACCACTTGCCCTTGCCCCAACCCGGACAACATTGACACCACCTCCACCTGGAGTAGGTCCACTACTGTCTCTCACTacaaccactccaccaccagctctccctacaaccactccaccaccacctctccctacatccactccaccaccaccacctcttactgcttccactccaccaccacctcttcctacatccactccaccaccacgtcTTCCTACCCCACCTCCACGTTTTCCTACTCCACCTCTTATTAACCCATCAAATACAGCTACCCAAACTTTTCAAAGGCATAAAAGTTCTATTCTGGATAAGGAATATAAAGACAGATAG